In Haladaptatus sp. QDMS2, a single window of DNA contains:
- a CDS encoding universal stress protein, whose protein sequence is MIERILIAVGEERMHVEELTELAVEIATPFDAHVTLLRVYAAGEFKQLLDGFEYDSADPSDMAKRNAVVREAARVVKDAGLEQTVVGLVGNTADEVIDYVDTHDVDHVFIGGRKRSPAGKALLGSTSQDIILGLSVPCTVYNLG, encoded by the coding sequence ATGATCGAGCGAATTCTCATCGCCGTCGGCGAAGAGCGGATGCACGTAGAGGAACTGACCGAACTGGCCGTCGAAATCGCCACGCCGTTCGACGCCCACGTGACCCTGTTGCGGGTGTACGCGGCGGGTGAATTCAAACAGCTCTTAGACGGGTTCGAGTACGACTCTGCCGACCCCTCCGACATGGCGAAACGTAACGCCGTCGTCAGGGAGGCGGCTCGTGTCGTGAAAGATGCAGGTCTCGAACAGACGGTGGTCGGCCTCGTCGGCAACACGGCAGACGAAGTCATCGACTACGTGGACACCCACGACGTAGACCACGTGTTCATCGGCGGACGAAAACGAAGCCCGGCCGGAAAGGCTCTGCTCGGCAGCACGAGCCAGGACATCATCCTCGGTCTATCGGTGCCCTGTACCGTCTATAATCTCGGCTAA
- a CDS encoding polysaccharide deacetylase: MPKATVCLSYDFDAVSTWLWSYDSWDMPTRHSRGVFGAEVGAPRLLDLHDKYDIPATWFIPGHTIDSFPEISGEVWDRGYDIQHHGWSHTGPATFESEEDERADVERAVDCIVDLTGRKPTGYRSPAWDFSANTLDILEDIGIEWDSSKMASDFKPHYVYGGWSAPPDGPYDRGEPTDIVELPVSWQRDDWPPFTFTWARPHRMGYVSEDSIFQRWYDQFDWMYDNIDNGVFILTMHPQVIGQAHRIMRLEQLIQHMQTKPDVEFKEMDTVASEFRDEN, translated from the coding sequence ATGCCAAAAGCTACCGTTTGCCTATCGTACGATTTTGACGCCGTATCGACCTGGCTGTGGTCCTACGATTCGTGGGACATGCCGACCAGACACTCCCGAGGCGTATTCGGCGCGGAAGTCGGAGCCCCGCGATTGCTCGACCTTCACGACAAATACGACATTCCGGCGACCTGGTTCATTCCGGGTCACACCATCGACAGCTTCCCGGAAATCAGCGGCGAGGTGTGGGACCGCGGGTACGACATCCAGCACCACGGATGGAGTCACACCGGCCCGGCAACGTTCGAATCCGAAGAGGACGAACGCGCCGACGTCGAACGCGCCGTGGACTGCATCGTCGACCTCACCGGGCGCAAACCGACCGGCTACCGGTCGCCAGCCTGGGACTTCTCTGCGAACACCCTCGACATTTTAGAGGACATCGGCATCGAATGGGATTCGAGCAAGATGGCCTCCGACTTCAAACCCCACTACGTCTACGGTGGGTGGAGCGCTCCACCAGACGGCCCCTACGACCGCGGTGAACCCACCGACATCGTCGAACTCCCCGTCTCCTGGCAGCGCGACGACTGGCCACCCTTTACCTTCACCTGGGCCCGCCCCCACCGGATGGGCTACGTGAGCGAGGACTCCATCTTCCAGCGCTGGTACGACCAGTTCGACTGGATGTACGACAACATCGACAACGGCGTGTTCATCCTCACGATGCACCCGCAGGTCATCGGGCAGGCTCACCGTATCATGCGCCTCGAACAACTCATCCAGCACATGCAGACCAAGCCCGACGTCGAGTTCAAAGAGATGGACACCGTCGCGAGCGAGTTCAGAGACGAAAACTAA
- a CDS encoding GNAT family N-acetyltransferase: MSTTVTELTTAEEWRAAYPVMSELRPLEEDQYMTYLRQMHEEGYRLFGLFDDEELLAVGGVRISTTLYHGKHAWVYDLVTREDRRSAGHGGTLLTFLEEWATARDCAVIELASGLWRDDAHRFYEERMDYDRYCYTFKKDLD, encoded by the coding sequence ATGTCCACGACAGTGACCGAACTCACGACGGCCGAGGAGTGGCGAGCGGCGTACCCCGTCATGTCCGAGTTGCGCCCCCTCGAAGAGGACCAGTACATGACCTACCTCAGGCAGATGCACGAGGAGGGCTATCGACTGTTCGGACTCTTCGACGATGAGGAACTGCTCGCCGTCGGCGGGGTACGTATCTCGACGACACTGTACCACGGCAAACACGCGTGGGTGTACGACCTCGTTACTCGCGAGGACCGCCGGTCTGCGGGCCACGGGGGGACGTTGCTCACGTTCCTAGAGGAGTGGGCGACGGCGCGCGACTGTGCGGTCATCGAACTCGCCTCCGGTCTCTGGCGGGACGACGCCCACCGCTTCTACGAGGAGCGAATGGACTACGACCGCTACTGTTACACCTTCAAGAAGGACCTCGACTGA
- a CDS encoding MmgE/PrpD family protein codes for MTQSPAERTKTPEHILASFVTRLTYEQVPKESVETVERAFVDTVGVTLAGAVADAGKRAIAIAQPVTADDGGVTLLGTGQQAALTDAVLANGTAGHALDFDDLSWAMDGHPSVPLVAPALALAEQLDASGKDVITAFAAGFEAECYIAEPVSPAHYEQGWHPTATFGTFGAAATAAHLLGLDAEATERALNIAASMPSGLKRNFGSMTKPLHAGLAGRSGVTAARLAAEGFTADDAAISGARGFWDRYGDGATRVADPPGDPWRLVETGISIKAYPCCYFTHTSIAAAQQLVEDHAIVPADVERIRTVTSRGAGDALVHPIPETELEAKFSMEYALACGVASDRIGLATFEPATIRDPTIQQVRERAVFEVDESLPYKSNLATVTLTTTAGETYEATLEEPPGTPNNPLTEAELRAKFVDCATRAVEESVAADTFERLLSLRDQASVRDILAVL; via the coding sequence ATGACCCAGTCGCCAGCGGAGCGCACGAAAACCCCAGAACATATCCTCGCGTCGTTCGTCACCAGATTGACCTACGAGCAGGTGCCAAAAGAATCGGTGGAGACCGTCGAACGCGCGTTCGTCGATACCGTCGGCGTCACGCTCGCCGGTGCAGTGGCCGACGCCGGAAAACGCGCCATCGCCATCGCGCAACCCGTCACCGCCGACGACGGCGGCGTAACTCTACTCGGAACCGGCCAGCAGGCCGCGCTGACTGACGCCGTCCTCGCCAACGGAACTGCGGGCCACGCCCTCGACTTCGACGACCTCTCGTGGGCGATGGACGGCCACCCGAGCGTGCCCCTCGTCGCCCCCGCGCTCGCGCTGGCCGAGCAACTCGACGCGAGCGGCAAAGACGTGATTACGGCGTTCGCCGCGGGATTCGAGGCCGAGTGCTACATCGCAGAGCCGGTGAGTCCGGCCCACTACGAACAGGGCTGGCACCCGACCGCGACGTTCGGAACGTTCGGGGCCGCGGCGACGGCGGCCCACCTGCTCGGCCTCGACGCCGAGGCGACCGAGCGCGCGCTCAACATCGCCGCGTCGATGCCGTCTGGCCTGAAACGCAACTTCGGGTCGATGACCAAGCCCCTCCACGCCGGACTCGCCGGGCGCTCTGGCGTCACCGCGGCGAGATTGGCGGCAGAGGGGTTCACCGCGGACGACGCCGCAATCAGCGGGGCGCGTGGCTTCTGGGACCGGTACGGCGACGGCGCGACCCGGGTGGCCGACCCGCCGGGCGACCCGTGGCGACTCGTCGAAACGGGAATTAGCATCAAGGCCTACCCCTGTTGCTATTTCACCCACACGAGCATCGCCGCGGCCCAGCAGCTGGTCGAAGACCACGCCATCGTGCCGGCGGACGTAGAACGCATTCGAACGGTCACGTCGCGGGGTGCGGGCGACGCGCTCGTCCACCCGATTCCCGAAACGGAACTGGAGGCGAAGTTCTCGATGGAGTACGCCCTCGCCTGTGGGGTGGCCAGTGACCGCATCGGCCTCGCCACGTTCGAGCCAGCGACCATCCGCGACCCCACCATCCAGCAGGTACGCGAACGCGCCGTCTTCGAGGTAGACGAATCGCTTCCCTACAAGTCGAATCTGGCGACAGTCACGCTGACGACGACCGCCGGAGAGACCTACGAGGCGACGCTCGAAGAACCACCCGGAACGCCGAACAACCCGCTCACTGAGGCGGAGCTGCGGGCGAAGTTCGTGGACTGTGCGACGAGAGCAGTGGAAGAATCAGTGGCAGCGGACACGTTCGAGCGGTTGCTCTCACTGCGCGACCAAGCGAGCGTTCGTGATATCCTCGCCGTGCTCTGA
- a CDS encoding ABC transporter ATP-binding protein, translating into MSAISKGEDIISISALEKSFANEQVLRGIDFGVKSGEFCVVVGPSGSGKSTLLKAIAGVVPYDGGTIHLAGENVDDIAIEDRNLGYVFQDFEERLFPHMSVAENVAFGLRQSDDSYTEAEIQEKIDEVLDLLAISETRANKPSELSGGQQQRVELARQLVRECDVMLLDDPLADLDYKLQKRMELEMRRIHDSMGSTFVYVTHNQDQALKLADKLVVMNHGMIEQVGTPDEVYRNPATAFVGRFIGDSNPLLGSVVETRDDHVVVETPQGTVVSESRNGPVDTGTEVMVLIRPEDITIGEGATARENSFPATVVGRTYTGEETEFSVSIGPDTEEFQVVITGNVPSDTVGERTTIGWDATDSIAYATLSVVDTVTVDDLMEV; encoded by the coding sequence ATGAGTGCAATTAGCAAAGGCGAGGATATCATCTCGATATCCGCCCTCGAAAAGTCCTTTGCGAACGAACAGGTGCTCCGGGGCATCGATTTTGGAGTGAAATCAGGCGAATTCTGCGTCGTCGTCGGGCCGAGCGGGAGCGGCAAATCGACGCTGCTCAAGGCTATCGCGGGCGTCGTTCCGTACGACGGCGGGACGATTCACCTCGCCGGAGAGAACGTAGACGACATCGCCATCGAAGACCGTAATCTCGGCTACGTCTTCCAGGACTTCGAGGAGCGATTGTTCCCCCACATGAGCGTCGCAGAGAACGTCGCCTTCGGCCTCCGACAGTCGGACGACTCCTACACCGAAGCAGAAATCCAGGAGAAGATAGACGAGGTGCTCGACCTCCTCGCCATCAGCGAGACACGCGCGAACAAACCATCGGAACTCTCCGGCGGGCAACAACAGCGGGTCGAACTCGCCCGGCAACTCGTCCGCGAGTGCGACGTGATGCTTCTCGATGACCCACTCGCCGACCTCGACTACAAACTCCAAAAGCGCATGGAACTCGAAATGCGCCGCATCCACGATTCGATGGGGAGTACGTTCGTCTACGTCACGCACAACCAGGACCAGGCGCTCAAACTCGCCGACAAACTCGTCGTGATGAACCACGGCATGATAGAGCAAGTCGGAACGCCCGACGAGGTGTATCGGAATCCCGCAACTGCGTTCGTTGGCCGCTTCATCGGCGACTCGAACCCGCTGCTCGGCAGCGTCGTCGAGACGCGAGACGACCACGTCGTCGTCGAAACCCCACAGGGGACGGTGGTAAGCGAGTCTCGCAACGGCCCCGTGGACACCGGAACCGAGGTCATGGTGCTCATTCGGCCCGAAGACATCACCATCGGCGAGGGCGCTACTGCCCGGGAGAACTCTTTCCCCGCGACCGTCGTCGGTCGGACCTACACGGGCGAGGAGACGGAGTTCAGCGTCTCTATCGGTCCCGACACGGAGGAGTTCCAGGTCGTCATCACCGGCAACGTGCCGAGTGACACCGTCGGCGAGAGGACGACGATTGGCTGGGACGCCACCGATAGCATCGCATACGCCACGCTCAGCGTGGTCGATACCGTCACCGTCGACGACCTGATGGAGGTATAA
- a CDS encoding hydantoinase/oxoprolinase family protein, with translation MSRSTRSSLASVRIGVDVGGTNTDLILVTEDDEFIHKTPSTPDPSDSTVTGIVELCELAGVAPSSVEQILHGTTVATNALLEHEGAETGMLTTRGFRDVIHIGRHRKPHSFSLQQTIQWQEQPIVKRRHRKEVTERIQPPGDVVTPLDEDDVLNAVEELVEDGVESVAVCYLHSYLNGDHEARTKELIEEHYPDLFVSTSHEVISQFREFERFTTTAINARLAPVMSTYLSRLERRLGEEGFDAEILIMQSNGGMASLQNVAEQPVTTLVSGPAAGVLSAEFEGKHVGKPNLIMLDMGGTSADISVVPGRVLERDPRDSKVGGYPAIVPMLDIATIGAGGGSIAWFDGAMGFNVGPKSAGANPGPVCYGRGNDQPTTTDAQLTLGRIDPNSFLGGTLDLDHKAAVTAIQTQLCDRVDQERFSTPEHAALATLEVANTNMYRAIREQTVQRGYDPREYTMVAFGGAGPMHAASIAEQLEMSNVLIPPSPGIASARGLLTGNVKYDFQQTVSQRLETVEADYIDEAFDRLETNGRDQLLRDEIDESRWEFRRTIDCLYEGQGYELSIDFEGTDGDWHARMREKFEQKHEAEYGHYFEADPVVMLNLRVTAIGDIHSYEPLDVEAGDENPAAAQTTETTVYFGDSAAPEELTVPRYDREKLAVGNVVTGPAIVDEFDSTVVVNPGWTATVLQNGAIELRREP, from the coding sequence ATGTCACGCAGTACCAGGAGTAGCCTCGCCAGTGTACGTATCGGAGTGGACGTCGGCGGGACGAACACCGACCTGATTCTCGTCACGGAGGACGACGAGTTCATCCACAAGACGCCCTCGACACCCGACCCATCGGATTCGACGGTGACCGGAATCGTCGAACTTTGCGAGCTTGCGGGCGTTGCCCCGAGTTCGGTGGAACAGATTTTACACGGCACGACCGTCGCCACGAACGCCTTGCTCGAACACGAGGGGGCAGAAACCGGGATGCTCACGACTCGCGGATTCAGAGACGTTATCCACATCGGCCGCCACCGCAAGCCACACAGTTTCTCACTCCAGCAGACGATTCAGTGGCAGGAACAACCCATCGTCAAACGACGCCATCGAAAGGAAGTCACCGAACGAATCCAGCCGCCAGGCGACGTGGTCACCCCGCTCGACGAAGACGACGTGTTGAACGCGGTGGAGGAACTCGTCGAAGACGGTGTCGAGTCGGTCGCCGTTTGCTATCTCCACTCGTACCTGAACGGAGACCACGAAGCTCGGACGAAGGAACTCATCGAGGAGCACTACCCCGACCTGTTCGTCTCCACCTCTCACGAGGTCATCTCGCAGTTCCGCGAATTCGAGCGGTTCACGACGACGGCGATTAACGCCCGCCTCGCGCCGGTGATGTCCACGTACCTTTCGCGACTGGAGCGACGACTCGGTGAGGAGGGGTTCGACGCGGAAATCCTCATCATGCAATCGAACGGCGGGATGGCAAGCCTCCAAAACGTGGCCGAACAGCCGGTGACGACGCTCGTCTCTGGGCCGGCGGCGGGCGTCCTCTCCGCGGAGTTCGAGGGCAAGCACGTCGGCAAACCGAACCTCATCATGCTCGACATGGGCGGGACGAGCGCGGACATCTCCGTCGTTCCCGGCCGGGTGCTCGAACGCGACCCGCGAGACAGCAAGGTGGGCGGCTATCCGGCGATCGTCCCCATGCTCGACATCGCTACCATCGGTGCTGGCGGTGGTTCTATCGCCTGGTTCGACGGCGCGATGGGATTCAACGTCGGGCCGAAGAGCGCGGGTGCCAATCCCGGCCCGGTGTGTTATGGCCGGGGCAACGACCAGCCGACGACGACCGACGCCCAACTCACCCTCGGGCGTATCGATCCCAACTCGTTCCTCGGCGGCACACTTGACCTCGACCACAAAGCGGCGGTAACCGCCATCCAGACGCAGCTCTGTGACCGCGTCGACCAGGAACGGTTCTCGACACCCGAACACGCCGCGCTCGCCACGCTCGAAGTGGCGAACACGAACATGTACCGGGCGATTCGCGAACAGACCGTCCAGCGCGGATACGACCCCCGCGAGTACACGATGGTTGCCTTCGGCGGTGCGGGACCGATGCACGCCGCGAGCATCGCAGAACAACTGGAGATGTCGAACGTCCTGATTCCGCCGTCGCCCGGTATCGCGTCGGCGCGTGGCCTGCTCACGGGCAACGTGAAGTACGACTTCCAGCAGACGGTGAGCCAGCGCCTCGAAACGGTCGAAGCCGACTACATCGACGAGGCGTTCGACCGCCTCGAAACGAACGGGCGCGACCAACTCTTGCGCGACGAAATCGACGAATCCCGGTGGGAGTTCAGACGGACTATCGACTGTCTCTACGAGGGACAGGGTTACGAACTGAGCATCGACTTCGAGGGCACGGATGGCGACTGGCACGCTCGAATGCGCGAGAAGTTCGAACAGAAACACGAAGCCGAGTACGGCCACTACTTCGAGGCGGACCCGGTTGTCATGCTCAACCTTCGCGTGACCGCAATCGGGGACATCCACTCCTACGAACCGCTCGACGTCGAGGCAGGTGACGAGAATCCGGCGGCGGCACAGACGACCGAAACGACGGTCTACTTCGGCGATTCGGCCGCACCCGAGGAACTGACCGTCCCGCGCTACGACCGCGAGAAACTGGCGGTGGGGAACGTCGTCACCGGCCCGGCCATCGTCGACGAGTTCGACAGCACCGTCGTCGTCAATCCGGGTTGGACGGCCACGGTGTTACAGAACGGTGCAATCGAACTGCGGAGAGAGCCATGA
- a CDS encoding hydantoinase B/oxoprolinase family protein: MSQDHPKTDDQTVQTSATEILKGRNIDPVTMQVIGGELDTIAQEMGYKLIRSSYSSIIRESEDMGAGIFTTDCRELCESDSTPMHVGSLIGYLQGMYDTFEERGVEREDIINEGDVFIHNHPHYGASHSPDIAVAVPIFYEGEHIAWAANTAHHLDIGSATPGLAIDLEDMYAEGSLFRATKVYDQGERVDEIWNFIQDNVRTPREVIGDLQAQISSCNVGKDRYLALVEKYGLEEIQLAGEALMDYAEALLRNEIRKIPDGTYYAEDYLDDDGRNRGKRLKIAVEITVDGSDITVDMSKSADQTPTGYNIPFHGSTDVCIYFTIRSLLMDTFVRDEYLPQNSGTFKPVHPKARPGCMFNPTPPTSAFARINQVDKMSDLIIKALAEALPERVCAGTCGQVYFVSYGGTDDAGDYWVYLEVNEGSYGGRPAADGLDAVDALVHNTKNRPVEDIELSHPMRVERYHLREDGHGAGKHRGGHGIVRESRFLTNAVMTMEGDGNTYRPHGLFGGGEGTHGDLKHIKADGEVIDLNSKESGYKFEPGDRVLIKTASGGGYGNPHERPAEQVYADYLDGLVSVEAARDDYGVVIKDDELDLVATTDLRSS, from the coding sequence ATGAGTCAAGACCACCCAAAAACCGACGACCAGACCGTACAGACCAGCGCGACCGAAATCCTGAAAGGCAGGAATATCGACCCCGTGACGATGCAGGTCATCGGCGGGGAACTCGACACCATCGCCCAGGAGATGGGCTACAAACTCATCCGGTCTTCGTACTCCTCGATTATCAGGGAGAGCGAGGACATGGGCGCGGGCATCTTCACGACGGATTGTCGGGAGCTCTGTGAGAGTGACTCGACACCGATGCACGTCGGGTCGCTCATCGGCTACCTGCAGGGGATGTACGACACCTTCGAAGAACGCGGCGTCGAACGCGAGGACATCATCAACGAAGGCGACGTGTTCATCCACAACCACCCCCACTACGGGGCGAGTCACTCGCCGGACATCGCCGTCGCGGTGCCCATCTTCTACGAGGGCGAGCACATCGCGTGGGCGGCGAACACGGCCCACCACCTTGACATCGGCTCTGCGACGCCCGGCCTCGCCATCGACTTAGAGGACATGTACGCAGAGGGGAGCCTATTTCGGGCGACCAAGGTGTACGACCAGGGCGAGCGCGTGGACGAAATCTGGAACTTCATCCAGGACAACGTCCGCACGCCACGCGAGGTCATCGGCGACCTGCAAGCCCAAATCTCCTCGTGCAACGTCGGCAAAGACCGCTACCTCGCGCTCGTCGAGAAGTACGGGCTGGAGGAAATCCAGCTCGCGGGCGAGGCGCTCATGGACTACGCTGAGGCCCTACTTCGCAACGAAATCCGGAAGATTCCGGACGGCACGTACTACGCCGAGGACTATCTCGACGACGACGGGCGCAATCGCGGCAAGCGGCTGAAAATCGCCGTCGAAATTACCGTCGATGGCAGCGACATCACCGTGGACATGAGCAAGTCCGCAGACCAGACGCCGACAGGGTACAACATCCCGTTCCACGGCTCGACGGACGTGTGTATCTACTTCACCATCCGGTCGCTGCTGATGGACACCTTCGTCCGCGACGAATACCTGCCACAGAACTCCGGGACGTTCAAGCCCGTCCACCCGAAGGCGCGACCCGGCTGTATGTTCAACCCAACGCCGCCCACCTCTGCGTTCGCGCGCATCAATCAGGTGGACAAGATGAGCGACCTCATCATCAAGGCGCTCGCGGAGGCGCTTCCAGAGCGCGTCTGTGCCGGCACCTGCGGACAGGTGTACTTCGTCAGCTACGGTGGGACGGACGACGCGGGTGACTACTGGGTGTACCTCGAAGTCAACGAGGGGTCCTACGGTGGCCGCCCCGCCGCAGACGGACTCGACGCGGTCGACGCACTCGTTCACAACACGAAAAACCGACCGGTCGAAGACATCGAACTCTCACACCCGATGCGCGTCGAACGATACCACCTCCGCGAGGACGGCCACGGCGCGGGCAAGCACCGCGGCGGCCACGGCATCGTCCGCGAGTCGCGCTTCCTCACGAACGCCGTGATGACGATGGAAGGCGACGGGAACACCTACCGCCCGCACGGCCTGTTCGGCGGCGGCGAGGGAACCCACGGCGACCTCAAACACATCAAGGCCGACGGCGAGGTCATCGACCTCAACTCGAAGGAATCCGGCTACAAGTTCGAACCCGGAGACCGCGTGCTCATCAAGACGGCCAGTGGCGGGGGCTACGGCAACCCACACGAGCGCCCGGCAGAGCAGGTGTACGCGGATTATCTCGATGGGCTCGTGTCAGTGGAAGCCGCCCGCGACGACTACGGCGTCGTCATCAAAGACGACGAACTCGACCTGGTGGCGACGACGGACCTGCGCTCGTCCTGA
- a CDS encoding ABC transporter ATP-binding protein, which produces MSETNLTDHAEGGQQAQDPTDVLRVENLTKIYPDGTLAVDDISFSIKEGDFCVVIGPSGCGKSTTLHSLVGKIKPTEGRVILDGKDITNKPTYQRDIGLVFQDFQLFPHLTVAENVTYGPKRMKLPEATIDERLENVLEMMQLHELRDRQPRELSAGQKQRVALARSLVLEPKLLLLDEPLGDMDYKLQKRMERELLRIHRELDTTFVYVTHDQTQAMRLADQIIVMNGGKIEHSGPVDEVYNRPNTAFVAAFVGDSNLFDGELVGLSADETRATIKTALGEFAVSTENLDSEPSSLVGKRVPFAVRPQYVRLDSTAENTLDCEVQDVLYQSGSGTQMILHATTESGTSEEIQLKSDDRLTVDGDRVTVGWDAGDTIILERTSVLPDVDLETDILGK; this is translated from the coding sequence GTGTCAGAAACCAATCTCACAGACCACGCGGAAGGCGGACAGCAAGCCCAAGACCCAACCGACGTGCTTCGCGTCGAAAATCTCACCAAGATTTACCCCGACGGCACGCTCGCCGTAGACGACATCTCCTTTAGCATCAAGGAAGGGGACTTCTGCGTCGTCATCGGGCCGTCCGGGTGCGGGAAATCGACGACGCTCCACTCGCTGGTCGGGAAGATTAAACCGACCGAGGGTCGGGTCATCCTCGATGGCAAGGACATCACGAACAAGCCGACCTACCAGCGAGACATCGGCCTCGTGTTCCAGGACTTCCAGTTATTCCCCCACCTGACCGTCGCGGAGAACGTCACCTACGGGCCAAAGCGGATGAAACTCCCGGAGGCGACCATCGACGAGCGACTGGAGAACGTCCTCGAAATGATGCAACTGCACGAACTGCGCGACCGCCAGCCGCGTGAACTGTCTGCGGGACAGAAACAGCGCGTCGCCCTCGCTCGCAGCCTCGTGCTCGAACCGAAACTGCTGTTGCTCGACGAACCGCTCGGCGACATGGACTACAAACTCCAAAAGCGCATGGAGCGGGAGTTACTGCGCATCCACCGCGAACTCGACACCACGTTCGTCTACGTCACCCACGACCAGACGCAGGCGATGCGCCTCGCAGACCAGATTATCGTCATGAACGGCGGGAAAATCGAGCACTCGGGGCCGGTCGACGAGGTGTACAACCGCCCCAACACCGCGTTCGTCGCGGCGTTCGTCGGCGACTCGAACCTGTTCGACGGCGAACTCGTCGGCCTCTCGGCGGACGAAACCCGTGCCACCATCAAGACGGCGCTGGGCGAGTTTGCCGTGAGTACTGAAAATCTCGACTCCGAACCGAGCAGCCTCGTCGGCAAGCGGGTTCCCTTCGCGGTTCGTCCCCAGTACGTCCGGCTCGATTCGACGGCCGAGAACACACTCGACTGCGAGGTTCAAGACGTACTTTACCAGTCCGGGTCTGGGACGCAGATGATTCTTCACGCGACCACCGAGTCAGGGACGAGCGAGGAGATTCAACTCAAATCCGACGACCGTCTCACGGTCGATGGCGACCGGGTCACCGTCGGGTGGGACGCGGGGGACACCATCATCCTAGAGCGGACGAGCGTCCTCCCGGACGTCGACCTCGAAACGGACATCCTCGGCAAGTAA